In a genomic window of Gossypium arboreum isolate Shixiya-1 chromosome 7, ASM2569848v2, whole genome shotgun sequence:
- the LOC108453101 gene encoding 60S ribosomal protein L7a-2-like: MGPKKGGKVAVPAKKKQEKVVNPLFEKRPKQFGIGGALPPKKDLHRFVKWPKVVRIQRKKRILKQRLKVPPALNQFTKTLDKNLATSLFKLLLKYRPEDKAAKKERLLKKAQAEAEGKAPESKKPIVVKYGLNHVTYLIEQNKAQLVVIAHDVDPIELVVWLPALCRKMEVPYCIVKGKSRLGSIVHKKTASVLCLTTVKNEDKLEFSKVLEAIKANFNDKYDEYRKKWGGGIMGSKSQARTKAKEKLLAKEAAQRMT; encoded by the exons ATG GGGCCGAAGAAAGGTGGAAAGGTGGCTGTGcccgccaagaagaaacaa GAGAAGGTTGTCAATCCGTTGTTTGAGAAGCGTCCAAAGCAGTTCGGCATTGGAGGGGCTTTACCTCCTAAGAAGGATTTGCATCGATTCGTGAAGTGGCCTAAGGTTGTTCGTATTCAAAGGAAGAAGAGGATCCTCAAGCAGAGGTTGAAGGTTCCACCAGCATTGAACCAGTTCACCAAGACTCTTGACAAGAACCTCG CAACAAGTCTGTTCAAGTTGCTCCTCAAGTACAGGCCAGAGGACAAAGCGGCCAAGAAGGAACGTCTCTTGAAAAAGGCCCAGGCCGAGGCTGAAGGAAAAGCCCCCGAGTCTAAGAAACCAATTGTTGTGAAATACGGTCTTAACCATGTTACTTACCTTATCGAGCAG AACAAGGCTCAATTGGTTGTTATTGCTCATGATGTGGATCCCATAGAGTTGGTAGTGTGGCTTCCGGCTTTGTGCAGGAAAATGGAGGTCCCATATTGCATTGTTAAGGGAAAATCACGTTTGGGATCG ATTGTCCACAAGAAAACTGCTTCCGTCTTGTGTTTGACCACGGTTAAGAACGAGGATAAGCTGGAATTCAGCAAAGTACTCGAGGCAATCAAG GCAAACTTCAATGACAAGTACGACGAGTACAGGAAGAAGTGGGGTGGCGGCATCATGGGCTCCAAGTCACAAGCCCGAACCAAAGCGAAGGAGAAGCTTCTTGCAAAGGAAGCTGCACAGAGGATGACATAG